In the Paraflavitalea devenefica genome, one interval contains:
- a CDS encoding PadR family transcriptional regulator produces the protein MNKTNLYKGCLEPIVMQLLKDNGRMYGYEITQRVKEMTKGELQITEGALYPLLHRLEAEGLLEVEMENIGNRVRKYYSLTRAGKKQTTTAMAELQVFLKTLQTLVNPKLA, from the coding sequence ATGAACAAAACAAACCTGTATAAAGGTTGCCTGGAACCCATTGTGATGCAGTTGCTCAAAGACAACGGGCGCATGTATGGCTATGAGATCACCCAGCGTGTGAAGGAAATGACCAAAGGCGAGCTGCAGATCACGGAAGGCGCTTTATATCCTTTGCTGCACCGGCTGGAAGCAGAAGGCTTACTGGAAGTAGAAATGGAAAACATCGGCAACCGGGTGCGTAAATATTATTCATTGACCCGGGCAGGGAAAAAACAAACCACCACTGCCATGGCCGAATTGCAGGTATTCCTGAAAACACTCCAAACCCTTGTAAACCCCAAACTGGCATAA
- a CDS encoding sugar phosphate isomerase/epimerase family protein, with the protein MKRLLIIPFLFVSCFALAQSSTELLLPDSLGWKLGSQAYTFRLFSLEEALAKMKSIGLKYVELFPGQKITKQGTATTAFTATAEDRALIKKLLKDNGIKAICYGVVNGKNEEEWRAIFEFARDIGIEHITTEPPMNQLETLDKFCNEYNIRAALHNHPLPTTYWHPSIVLDQLKGRSDKIGVCGDIGHWVRSGLDPVTCIKSLKGKLLAFHVKDLHTFGVKTAHDVPWGTGVSNIAGVLNELKQAGFKGYFSVEYEYQWENNLPAVQESTQYFMRVAKRINAGN; encoded by the coding sequence ATGAAACGTTTGTTAATTATCCCGTTCCTTTTTGTAAGCTGTTTTGCATTGGCACAATCGTCCACTGAATTATTGCTGCCCGATTCACTGGGCTGGAAGTTAGGCAGCCAGGCTTATACCTTCCGGTTGTTCAGCCTGGAAGAAGCATTGGCGAAGATGAAAAGCATTGGTCTTAAATATGTGGAGCTGTTCCCCGGCCAGAAGATAACGAAGCAAGGTACCGCTACTACTGCCTTTACGGCGACTGCGGAAGACAGGGCGCTGATTAAAAAATTATTAAAAGACAATGGCATTAAAGCTATTTGTTATGGGGTAGTGAATGGAAAGAATGAAGAGGAGTGGAGAGCCATTTTTGAATTTGCCAGGGATATCGGTATTGAGCATATTACTACCGAGCCGCCCATGAACCAACTGGAAACCCTCGATAAATTCTGTAATGAATATAACATCAGGGCTGCCCTGCACAACCACCCGCTGCCAACCACCTACTGGCATCCGAGTATTGTGCTGGACCAATTGAAGGGCCGCAGTGATAAAATAGGTGTATGCGGTGATATAGGCCACTGGGTACGTTCAGGGCTCGATCCTGTTACCTGTATCAAGTCGCTCAAAGGAAAGTTATTAGCCTTCCATGTAAAAGACCTGCATACGTTTGGCGTGAAAACGGCGCATGATGTTCCCTGGGGCACAGGTGTAAGCAATATTGCCGGCGTATTGAATGAACTGAAACAGGCCGGCTTTAAAGGTTATTTTTCAGTGGAGTATGAATACCAGTGGGAAAACAACCTGCCCGCCGTACAGGAGAGCACGCAATATTTTATGCGGGTAGCTAAGCGGATCAATGCAGGGAACTGA
- a CDS encoding BlaI/MecI/CopY family transcriptional regulator, which produces MVKLAKREEQIMKVFWDLEKAFIREIIPHLPDPKPHYNSVATMVKILEDKGFLSHESVGNMYRYFPVISREDYQGHAMKDIVSQYFDNSYPRMLAYFAKEQNLSEEELNEILHIIKTKKQ; this is translated from the coding sequence ATGGTAAAACTCGCCAAAAGAGAAGAGCAGATCATGAAGGTATTCTGGGACCTTGAAAAAGCATTCATCAGAGAGATCATTCCTCACCTGCCCGATCCCAAGCCTCATTATAATAGTGTAGCCACGATGGTGAAGATCCTGGAAGATAAAGGATTCCTGAGCCATGAATCTGTAGGCAATATGTACCGCTACTTTCCGGTGATCAGCCGGGAAGATTACCAGGGTCATGCCATGAAGGATATTGTGAGCCAGTATTTCGATAATTCCTACCCCCGCATGCTGGCCTATTTTGCCAAAGAGCAAAACCTCTCCGAAGAAGAGCTGAATGAAATATTGCACATCATTAAAACAAAGAAACAATGA
- a CDS encoding glutamate--tRNA ligase family protein, whose product MASDLHFTRTRIAPTPSGYLHLGNVLSFVITAAWARKTGAAILLRIDDLDRERYQPYYVQDIFDTLHFLDIPWDEGPRNLTDFEQHHSQVHRLPLYKAALQALQENGPVYTCTCSRSTLQHTAANSVYPGTCRNKYYPLNADNANWRLYTGERPEMVIRTLSQGMVTTTLPASMQDFVVKKKDGFPAYQLTSVVDDLHFGIDLVVRGADLWPSTIAQHYLAGLLPANHFSATRFFHHALLTGTDGTKLSKSAGDTSIQSLRKQGHTPAAIYTLLSSLLGLPEPAHNWQMLATQLPELLYQEVHST is encoded by the coding sequence ATGGCAAGCGATTTACATTTTACACGTACCAGGATTGCCCCTACACCCAGTGGTTATCTGCACCTGGGCAATGTATTGTCGTTTGTGATCACCGCAGCCTGGGCACGCAAAACAGGCGCCGCCATCTTACTGCGCATTGATGACCTTGACCGGGAACGTTACCAGCCCTATTATGTACAGGACATCTTTGACACCCTGCACTTCCTTGACATTCCCTGGGATGAAGGTCCGCGCAATCTCACTGATTTTGAACAGCACCATAGCCAGGTACATCGCCTACCTCTGTACAAAGCAGCACTGCAGGCATTGCAGGAAAACGGACCCGTATATACCTGTACCTGTTCCCGCTCCACCTTACAACATACTGCTGCTAACAGTGTTTATCCCGGCACTTGCCGCAACAAATATTATCCACTGAATGCAGACAATGCAAACTGGCGCCTTTATACCGGTGAGCGCCCGGAAATGGTCATCAGGACCTTGTCGCAGGGAATGGTGACTACTACACTACCGGCTTCCATGCAGGATTTTGTAGTAAAAAAGAAAGATGGCTTTCCGGCCTATCAACTGACTTCGGTGGTGGATGACTTGCATTTCGGTATTGACCTTGTTGTACGCGGCGCCGACCTCTGGCCTTCTACCATTGCCCAGCATTACCTGGCCGGCTTGCTGCCTGCCAATCACTTTTCTGCCACCCGCTTCTTTCACCATGCCCTGCTTACCGGCACTGATGGAACTAAACTCTCCAAATCGGCCGGTGATACTTCCATTCAATCCCTCAGGAAGCAAGGCCACACGCCTGCTGCCATTTATACCTTACTCAGCAGCCTGCTGGGTTTACCTGAACCTGCTCATAACTGGCAAATGCTGGCAACACAGTTACCCGAACTGTTGTACCAGGAGGTCCATTCCACCTGA